The following are encoded together in the Coffea arabica cultivar ET-39 chromosome 1c, Coffea Arabica ET-39 HiFi, whole genome shotgun sequence genome:
- the LOC113713753 gene encoding uncharacterized protein isoform X2: MAGGEGKRNIKIFCPSASKIIELVAWDEQRLDLGSIARAFGLEPNTLKLNGHFISRGVDLIACSVTWKSLLSFFSSRGLSTGTTDSDALIVDGKLSKLGSKRKHELSDLGNGTKPNGVGGHCKDLQLGHIDLFSSKRSKDGTAGFLNRIDKLTGFNCLSLKRKLSSRDTSPLKRTRVNETKSVLRVIE, translated from the exons atGGCAGGTGGAGAGGGGAAGAGAAACATAAAGATATTCTGCCCTTCAGCATCCAAGATTATTGAATTGGTAGCGTGGGATGAGCAAAGACTGGACCTTGGTTCCATTGCTAGAGCCTTTGGCCTCGAACCCAATACTCTAAAGCTGAATGGCCACTTCATAAGCAGGGGCGTCGACCTTATTGCCTGCTCTGTCACCTGGaaatctcttctttctttcttttcctctagGGGTTTGTCCACTGGCACCACCGACTCCGATGCCCTCATTGTTGATGGAAAGCTCTCCAAACTCGGCTCCAAGA GAAAGCATGAGCTGTCAGATCTTGGAAATGGGACAAAGCCGAATGGAGTTGGTGGTCATTGCAAAGATCTGCAGCTTGGGCACATTGATTTGTTCAGCAGCAAAAGATCTAAAGATGGCACTGCAG GATTTCTTAACAGGATAGATAAATTGACTGGATTTAACTGCTTGAGCCTGAAGAGAAAATTATCATCAAGGGATACAAGTCCATTGAAGAGGACAAGAGTAAATGAGACCAAGTCAG TATTGCGGGTAATAGAATGA
- the LOC113713753 gene encoding uncharacterized protein isoform X1, whose translation MAGGEGKRNIKIFCPSASKIIELVAWDEQRLDLGSIARAFGLEPNTLKLNGHFISRGVDLIACSVTWKSLLSFFSSRGLSTGTTDSDALIVDGKLSKLGSKRKHELSDLGNGTKPNGVGGHCKDLQLGHIDLFSSKRSKDGTAGFLNRIDKLTGFNCLSLKRKLSSRDTSPLKRTRVNETKSGLQERNDGRSQSVLNGRQFSCSIAGNRMKRLREDSLVLAAPHKRLR comes from the exons atGGCAGGTGGAGAGGGGAAGAGAAACATAAAGATATTCTGCCCTTCAGCATCCAAGATTATTGAATTGGTAGCGTGGGATGAGCAAAGACTGGACCTTGGTTCCATTGCTAGAGCCTTTGGCCTCGAACCCAATACTCTAAAGCTGAATGGCCACTTCATAAGCAGGGGCGTCGACCTTATTGCCTGCTCTGTCACCTGGaaatctcttctttctttcttttcctctagGGGTTTGTCCACTGGCACCACCGACTCCGATGCCCTCATTGTTGATGGAAAGCTCTCCAAACTCGGCTCCAAGA GAAAGCATGAGCTGTCAGATCTTGGAAATGGGACAAAGCCGAATGGAGTTGGTGGTCATTGCAAAGATCTGCAGCTTGGGCACATTGATTTGTTCAGCAGCAAAAGATCTAAAGATGGCACTGCAG GATTTCTTAACAGGATAGATAAATTGACTGGATTTAACTGCTTGAGCCTGAAGAGAAAATTATCATCAAGGGATACAAGTCCATTGAAGAGGACAAGAGTAAATGAGACCAAGTCAG GTcttcaagaaagaaatgatgGCCGATCTCAAAGTGTTCTGAATGGTCGTCAATTTTCTTGCAGTATTGCGGGTAATAGAATGAAGAGGCTGAGAGAAGACAGTCTGGTTCTTGCTGCACCTCACAAGAGGTTAAGATGA
- the LOC113713695 gene encoding uncharacterized protein isoform X3, whose translation MAATTISSPNPFINWFKNFIYGKWNCHLHKVAGIMSAGVDMTPYQAAMPSLLGLNFGLFLMCPNIRSSGGYLKYGTLPREAVCTENLTPWLKLLPCRDKAGLSTLMDRPSIYRGYYHSQRLHLTSNEFDSNGLISGIVLDQTLTIVLQPNIKGTGAIFSSGSTLQPSWSLSSLFGRKVGERCVLSKSSNVYVQLEQNLVSQLIKLGNDTGNGDKGSHHEVDISQNFVGDRGFELSIPPDRQIREVDRFDTGSLSILHQFSVENYSDLKPFDLEFRWKLPLVWSCQQAPLSVSRYLMGSGNERGSIAISLMSTRMSECMQTADSSASECWLRVDVFQVVPWYVKVYYHTLKIFIDERFQTVANAVERMHVLPSEDKVSPGVMELTLKLPCGVRSAALTVEFDKGFLHIDEYPPDANQGFDIPSAVVVFGDFETSIQFADDDYLHNIPLLSKLQDKSRVVSYTEVLLVPLTTPDFSMPYNVITITCTVFALYFGSLLNALRRRVGEEGRLLKTKATKETGKLSSLLARLSAKLRGKPWEPPEQSSSSASFFNRKLILKVLLVAGLAVAWQYYSG comes from the exons ATGGCCGCCACCACCATCTCTTCCCCAAATCCATTTATCAACTG gttcaaaaatttcatttacGGGAAATGGAATTGTCATTTACACAAGGTCGCTGGAATTATGAGCGCTGGGGTGGATATGACCCCATATCAAGCAGCAATGCCAAGCCTCCTGGGGTTGAACTTTGGGCTGTTTTTGATGTGCCCCAACATCAG GTCATCTGGTGGCTACTTAAAGTACGGAACTTTGCCTCGGGAGGCTGTTTGCACTGAGAACCTCACTCCTTGGTTGAAGTTGCTTCCTTGTAGAGACAAAGCTGGGCTTTCTACATTGATGGACCGACCCTCCATCTACAGAGGTTATTATCACTCTCAGCGGCTGCATTTGACGTCTAATGAATTTGATTCCAATGGATTAATATCTGGAATAGTACTTGACCAAACTCTTACCATTGTTCTTCAGCCAAATATAAAAGGAACTGGTGCAATATTTTCAAGTGGATCAACACTGCAACCAAGTTGGTCACTGAGTTCACTGTTTGGCCGGAAAGTTGGTGAAAGGTGTGTTCTTTCTAAATCCAGCAATGTTTATGTTCAATTGGAGCAGAATTTGGTATCTCAACTTATAAAACTAGGAAATGATACTGGAAATGGTGATAAAGGGTCTCACCATGAGGTTGATATCTCTCAGAACTTCGTGGGTGATCGAGGTTTTGAGTTATCAATTCCCCCAGATAGACAAATCAGGGAAGTGGATAGATTTGATACTGGAAGCTTGTCTATCCTGCATCAATTTTCTGTTGAGAACTATAGCGATTTAAAACCCTTTGACTTGGAATTCAGATGGAAGTTACCCTTAGTTTGGTCATGCCAACAAGCACCCCTAAGTGTCAGCAGATACCTAATGGGAAGTGGTAATGAGAGGGGTTCTATAGCGATTTCATTGATGTCTACTAGAATGAGTGAATGTATGCAAACTGCTGATAGTAGTGCAAGTGAATGTTGGTTGAGGGTTGATGTTTTCCAAGTTGTGCCTTGGTATGTGAAGGTATACTATCACACGCTGAAAATATTCATAGACGAACGATTTCAAACTGTTGCAAATGCTGTAGAGAGGATGCACGTCTTACCTTCTGAAGACAAGGTCTCACCTGGTGTAATGGAACTGACGTTGAAACTACCTTGTGGAGTCAGATCGGCAGCATTGACTGTAGAGTTTGATAAG GGGTTTCTGCACATTGATGAGTATCCTCCAGATGCTAATCAGGGATTTGACATTCCTTCAGCTGTAGTGGTCTTTGGTgactttgagacaagcatacaATTTGCAGATGATGATTACTTGCACAATATTCCTTTGTTGTCTAAGCTACAG GACAAGAGCAGAGTTGTTTCCTATACAGAAGTATTGCTAGTGCCTTTGACAACTCCTGATTTCAGCATGCCTTACAACGTTATCACAATCACGTGCACAGTTTTTGCCTTGTATTTTGGGTCTCTGCTTAATGCATTAAGAAGGCGTGTGGGTGAGGAAGGAAGGCTGTTGAAAACCAAAG CCACCAAGGAAACAGGTAAACTAAGCTCCCTTCTAGCAAGGTTGTCTGCGAAATTGAGGGGAAAACCGTGGGAACCACCCGAACAATCCTCATCTTCTGCATCCTTTTTTAACCGTAAGCTCATTTTGAAAGTCCTGCTAGTTGCTGGTCTTGCTGTTGCTTGGCAATATTATTCAGGTTGA
- the LOC113713695 gene encoding uncharacterized protein isoform X4, giving the protein MSAGVDMTPYQAAMPSLLGLNFGLFLMCPNIRSSGGYLKYGTLPREAVCTENLTPWLKLLPCRDKAGLSTLMDRPSIYRGYYHSQRLHLTSNEFDSNGLISGIVLDQTLTIVLQPNIKGTGAIFSSGSTLQPSWSLSSLFGRKVGERCVLSKSSNVYVQLEQNLVSQLIKLGNDTGNGDKGSHHEVDISQNFVGDRGFELSIPPDRQIREVDRFDTGSLSILHQFSVENYSDLKPFDLEFRWKLPLVWSCQQAPLSVSRYLMGSGNERGSIAISLMSTRMSECMQTADSSASECWLRVDVFQVVPWYVKVYYHTLKIFIDERFQTVANAVERMHVLPSEDKVSPGVMELTLKLPCGVRSAALTVEFDKGFLHIDEYPPDANQGFDIPSAVVVFGDFETSIQFADDDYLHNIPLLSKLQDKSRVVSYTEVLLVPLTTPDFSMPYNVITITCTVFALYFGSLLNALRRRVGEEGRLLKTKATKETGKLSSLLARLSAKLRGKPWEPPEQSSSSASFFNRKLILKVLLVAGLAVAWQYYSG; this is encoded by the exons ATGAGCGCTGGGGTGGATATGACCCCATATCAAGCAGCAATGCCAAGCCTCCTGGGGTTGAACTTTGGGCTGTTTTTGATGTGCCCCAACATCAG GTCATCTGGTGGCTACTTAAAGTACGGAACTTTGCCTCGGGAGGCTGTTTGCACTGAGAACCTCACTCCTTGGTTGAAGTTGCTTCCTTGTAGAGACAAAGCTGGGCTTTCTACATTGATGGACCGACCCTCCATCTACAGAGGTTATTATCACTCTCAGCGGCTGCATTTGACGTCTAATGAATTTGATTCCAATGGATTAATATCTGGAATAGTACTTGACCAAACTCTTACCATTGTTCTTCAGCCAAATATAAAAGGAACTGGTGCAATATTTTCAAGTGGATCAACACTGCAACCAAGTTGGTCACTGAGTTCACTGTTTGGCCGGAAAGTTGGTGAAAGGTGTGTTCTTTCTAAATCCAGCAATGTTTATGTTCAATTGGAGCAGAATTTGGTATCTCAACTTATAAAACTAGGAAATGATACTGGAAATGGTGATAAAGGGTCTCACCATGAGGTTGATATCTCTCAGAACTTCGTGGGTGATCGAGGTTTTGAGTTATCAATTCCCCCAGATAGACAAATCAGGGAAGTGGATAGATTTGATACTGGAAGCTTGTCTATCCTGCATCAATTTTCTGTTGAGAACTATAGCGATTTAAAACCCTTTGACTTGGAATTCAGATGGAAGTTACCCTTAGTTTGGTCATGCCAACAAGCACCCCTAAGTGTCAGCAGATACCTAATGGGAAGTGGTAATGAGAGGGGTTCTATAGCGATTTCATTGATGTCTACTAGAATGAGTGAATGTATGCAAACTGCTGATAGTAGTGCAAGTGAATGTTGGTTGAGGGTTGATGTTTTCCAAGTTGTGCCTTGGTATGTGAAGGTATACTATCACACGCTGAAAATATTCATAGACGAACGATTTCAAACTGTTGCAAATGCTGTAGAGAGGATGCACGTCTTACCTTCTGAAGACAAGGTCTCACCTGGTGTAATGGAACTGACGTTGAAACTACCTTGTGGAGTCAGATCGGCAGCATTGACTGTAGAGTTTGATAAG GGGTTTCTGCACATTGATGAGTATCCTCCAGATGCTAATCAGGGATTTGACATTCCTTCAGCTGTAGTGGTCTTTGGTgactttgagacaagcatacaATTTGCAGATGATGATTACTTGCACAATATTCCTTTGTTGTCTAAGCTACAG GACAAGAGCAGAGTTGTTTCCTATACAGAAGTATTGCTAGTGCCTTTGACAACTCCTGATTTCAGCATGCCTTACAACGTTATCACAATCACGTGCACAGTTTTTGCCTTGTATTTTGGGTCTCTGCTTAATGCATTAAGAAGGCGTGTGGGTGAGGAAGGAAGGCTGTTGAAAACCAAAG CCACCAAGGAAACAGGTAAACTAAGCTCCCTTCTAGCAAGGTTGTCTGCGAAATTGAGGGGAAAACCGTGGGAACCACCCGAACAATCCTCATCTTCTGCATCCTTTTTTAACCGTAAGCTCATTTTGAAAGTCCTGCTAGTTGCTGGTCTTGCTGTTGCTTGGCAATATTATTCAGGTTGA
- the LOC113713695 gene encoding uncharacterized protein isoform X2 gives MAATTISSPNPFINCSLVQVQKFHLREMELSFTQGRWNYERWGGYDPISSSNAKPPGVELWAVFDVPQHQVDASWKNLTHALSGLFCASINFLEHSTAYSTPEWSFRSSGGYLKYGTLPREAVCTENLTPWLKLLPCRDKAGLSTLMDRPSIYRGYYHSQRLHLTSNEFDSNGLISGIVLDQTLTIVLQPNIKGTGAIFSSGSTLQPSWSLSSLFGRKVGERCVLSKSSNVYVQLEQNLVSQLIKLGNDTGNGDKGSHHEVDISQNFVGDRGFELSIPPDRQIREVDRFDTGSLSILHQFSVENYSDLKPFDLEFRWKLPLVWSCQQAPLSVSRYLMGSGNERGSIAISLMSTRMSECMQTADSSASECWLRVDVFQVVPWYVKVYYHTLKIFIDERFQTVANAVERMHVLPSEDKVSPGVMELTLKLPCGVRSAALTVEFDKGFLHIDEYPPDANQGFDIPSAVVVFGDFETSIQFADDDYLHNIPLLSKLQDKSRVVSYTEVLLVPLTTPDFSMPYNVITITCTVFALYFGSLLNALRRRVGEEGRLLKTKATKETGKLSSLLARLSAKLRGKPWEPPEQSSSSASFFNRKLILKVLLVAGLAVAWQYYSG, from the exons ATGGCCGCCACCACCATCTCTTCCCCAAATCCATTTATCAACTG TTCACTGGTGCAggttcaaaaatttcatttacGGGAAATGGAATTGTCATTTACACAAGGTCGCTGGAATTATGAGCGCTGGGGTGGATATGACCCCATATCAAGCAGCAATGCCAAGCCTCCTGGGGTTGAACTTTGGGCTGTTTTTGATGTGCCCCAACATCAGGTTGATGCTTCCTGGAAAAATTTAACCCATGCACTCTCAGGTCTCTTTTGTGCTTCAATCAATTTCCTTGAGCACTCAACGGCATATTCCACTCCTGAATGGAGTTTCAGGTCATCTGGTGGCTACTTAAAGTACGGAACTTTGCCTCGGGAGGCTGTTTGCACTGAGAACCTCACTCCTTGGTTGAAGTTGCTTCCTTGTAGAGACAAAGCTGGGCTTTCTACATTGATGGACCGACCCTCCATCTACAGAGGTTATTATCACTCTCAGCGGCTGCATTTGACGTCTAATGAATTTGATTCCAATGGATTAATATCTGGAATAGTACTTGACCAAACTCTTACCATTGTTCTTCAGCCAAATATAAAAGGAACTGGTGCAATATTTTCAAGTGGATCAACACTGCAACCAAGTTGGTCACTGAGTTCACTGTTTGGCCGGAAAGTTGGTGAAAGGTGTGTTCTTTCTAAATCCAGCAATGTTTATGTTCAATTGGAGCAGAATTTGGTATCTCAACTTATAAAACTAGGAAATGATACTGGAAATGGTGATAAAGGGTCTCACCATGAGGTTGATATCTCTCAGAACTTCGTGGGTGATCGAGGTTTTGAGTTATCAATTCCCCCAGATAGACAAATCAGGGAAGTGGATAGATTTGATACTGGAAGCTTGTCTATCCTGCATCAATTTTCTGTTGAGAACTATAGCGATTTAAAACCCTTTGACTTGGAATTCAGATGGAAGTTACCCTTAGTTTGGTCATGCCAACAAGCACCCCTAAGTGTCAGCAGATACCTAATGGGAAGTGGTAATGAGAGGGGTTCTATAGCGATTTCATTGATGTCTACTAGAATGAGTGAATGTATGCAAACTGCTGATAGTAGTGCAAGTGAATGTTGGTTGAGGGTTGATGTTTTCCAAGTTGTGCCTTGGTATGTGAAGGTATACTATCACACGCTGAAAATATTCATAGACGAACGATTTCAAACTGTTGCAAATGCTGTAGAGAGGATGCACGTCTTACCTTCTGAAGACAAGGTCTCACCTGGTGTAATGGAACTGACGTTGAAACTACCTTGTGGAGTCAGATCGGCAGCATTGACTGTAGAGTTTGATAAG GGGTTTCTGCACATTGATGAGTATCCTCCAGATGCTAATCAGGGATTTGACATTCCTTCAGCTGTAGTGGTCTTTGGTgactttgagacaagcatacaATTTGCAGATGATGATTACTTGCACAATATTCCTTTGTTGTCTAAGCTACAG GACAAGAGCAGAGTTGTTTCCTATACAGAAGTATTGCTAGTGCCTTTGACAACTCCTGATTTCAGCATGCCTTACAACGTTATCACAATCACGTGCACAGTTTTTGCCTTGTATTTTGGGTCTCTGCTTAATGCATTAAGAAGGCGTGTGGGTGAGGAAGGAAGGCTGTTGAAAACCAAAG CCACCAAGGAAACAGGTAAACTAAGCTCCCTTCTAGCAAGGTTGTCTGCGAAATTGAGGGGAAAACCGTGGGAACCACCCGAACAATCCTCATCTTCTGCATCCTTTTTTAACCGTAAGCTCATTTTGAAAGTCCTGCTAGTTGCTGGTCTTGCTGTTGCTTGGCAATATTATTCAGGTTGA
- the LOC113713695 gene encoding uncharacterized protein isoform X1: protein MTGVRSIFLFVLLFFAYETSLARAEVGENEGFSEALLLRPLPDRKVLAHFHFQSAVPPTNSYGRHHHLFPKSIYQLVQKFHLREMELSFTQGRWNYERWGGYDPISSSNAKPPGVELWAVFDVPQHQVDASWKNLTHALSGLFCASINFLEHSTAYSTPEWSFRSSGGYLKYGTLPREAVCTENLTPWLKLLPCRDKAGLSTLMDRPSIYRGYYHSQRLHLTSNEFDSNGLISGIVLDQTLTIVLQPNIKGTGAIFSSGSTLQPSWSLSSLFGRKVGERCVLSKSSNVYVQLEQNLVSQLIKLGNDTGNGDKGSHHEVDISQNFVGDRGFELSIPPDRQIREVDRFDTGSLSILHQFSVENYSDLKPFDLEFRWKLPLVWSCQQAPLSVSRYLMGSGNERGSIAISLMSTRMSECMQTADSSASECWLRVDVFQVVPWYVKVYYHTLKIFIDERFQTVANAVERMHVLPSEDKVSPGVMELTLKLPCGVRSAALTVEFDKGFLHIDEYPPDANQGFDIPSAVVVFGDFETSIQFADDDYLHNIPLLSKLQDKSRVVSYTEVLLVPLTTPDFSMPYNVITITCTVFALYFGSLLNALRRRVGEEGRLLKTKATKETGKLSSLLARLSAKLRGKPWEPPEQSSSSASFFNRKLILKVLLVAGLAVAWQYYSG from the exons ATGACGGGTGTAAGATCGATATTTCTGTTTGTTTTACTATTCTTTGCCTATGAAACTTCTTTAGCTAGAGCAGAAGTAGGAGAAAATGAAGGGTTCTCGGAAGCATTGCTTTTGAGGCCATTACCTGACCGGAAGGTGCTAGCCCATTTTCACTTTCAAAGCGCGGTGCCTCCTACTAACTCATATGGCCGCCACCACCATCTCTTCCCCAAATCCATTTATCAACTG gttcaaaaatttcatttacGGGAAATGGAATTGTCATTTACACAAGGTCGCTGGAATTATGAGCGCTGGGGTGGATATGACCCCATATCAAGCAGCAATGCCAAGCCTCCTGGGGTTGAACTTTGGGCTGTTTTTGATGTGCCCCAACATCAGGTTGATGCTTCCTGGAAAAATTTAACCCATGCACTCTCAGGTCTCTTTTGTGCTTCAATCAATTTCCTTGAGCACTCAACGGCATATTCCACTCCTGAATGGAGTTTCAGGTCATCTGGTGGCTACTTAAAGTACGGAACTTTGCCTCGGGAGGCTGTTTGCACTGAGAACCTCACTCCTTGGTTGAAGTTGCTTCCTTGTAGAGACAAAGCTGGGCTTTCTACATTGATGGACCGACCCTCCATCTACAGAGGTTATTATCACTCTCAGCGGCTGCATTTGACGTCTAATGAATTTGATTCCAATGGATTAATATCTGGAATAGTACTTGACCAAACTCTTACCATTGTTCTTCAGCCAAATATAAAAGGAACTGGTGCAATATTTTCAAGTGGATCAACACTGCAACCAAGTTGGTCACTGAGTTCACTGTTTGGCCGGAAAGTTGGTGAAAGGTGTGTTCTTTCTAAATCCAGCAATGTTTATGTTCAATTGGAGCAGAATTTGGTATCTCAACTTATAAAACTAGGAAATGATACTGGAAATGGTGATAAAGGGTCTCACCATGAGGTTGATATCTCTCAGAACTTCGTGGGTGATCGAGGTTTTGAGTTATCAATTCCCCCAGATAGACAAATCAGGGAAGTGGATAGATTTGATACTGGAAGCTTGTCTATCCTGCATCAATTTTCTGTTGAGAACTATAGCGATTTAAAACCCTTTGACTTGGAATTCAGATGGAAGTTACCCTTAGTTTGGTCATGCCAACAAGCACCCCTAAGTGTCAGCAGATACCTAATGGGAAGTGGTAATGAGAGGGGTTCTATAGCGATTTCATTGATGTCTACTAGAATGAGTGAATGTATGCAAACTGCTGATAGTAGTGCAAGTGAATGTTGGTTGAGGGTTGATGTTTTCCAAGTTGTGCCTTGGTATGTGAAGGTATACTATCACACGCTGAAAATATTCATAGACGAACGATTTCAAACTGTTGCAAATGCTGTAGAGAGGATGCACGTCTTACCTTCTGAAGACAAGGTCTCACCTGGTGTAATGGAACTGACGTTGAAACTACCTTGTGGAGTCAGATCGGCAGCATTGACTGTAGAGTTTGATAAG GGGTTTCTGCACATTGATGAGTATCCTCCAGATGCTAATCAGGGATTTGACATTCCTTCAGCTGTAGTGGTCTTTGGTgactttgagacaagcatacaATTTGCAGATGATGATTACTTGCACAATATTCCTTTGTTGTCTAAGCTACAG GACAAGAGCAGAGTTGTTTCCTATACAGAAGTATTGCTAGTGCCTTTGACAACTCCTGATTTCAGCATGCCTTACAACGTTATCACAATCACGTGCACAGTTTTTGCCTTGTATTTTGGGTCTCTGCTTAATGCATTAAGAAGGCGTGTGGGTGAGGAAGGAAGGCTGTTGAAAACCAAAG CCACCAAGGAAACAGGTAAACTAAGCTCCCTTCTAGCAAGGTTGTCTGCGAAATTGAGGGGAAAACCGTGGGAACCACCCGAACAATCCTCATCTTCTGCATCCTTTTTTAACCGTAAGCTCATTTTGAAAGTCCTGCTAGTTGCTGGTCTTGCTGTTGCTTGGCAATATTATTCAGGTTGA
- the LOC140037166 gene encoding xyloglucan endotransglucosylase/hydrolase protein 2-like, producing MYSHQQLMMDLVVVLLLCGVLLLPSTAKDVPFDDNYRITYGNDHVAFFNQGTQLQLSMDVHSGAGFGSKVNYGSGFFDMRIKVPNKDSAGVVTTFYLSSNSQYAHDEVDFEFLGNKEGKPYALQTNVFARGVGGREERTLLWFDPTADFHSYQILWNPYHIVFYVDNIPIRIYKNNTASGVGYPSQPMQILASLWDGDGWATDGGKTKTDWSQAPFIASYQDFNVDGCPLTDNQNMDIQRCQSPNYWWNQRKFWKLDSNQMKAMEAVRNKYMNYDYCSDRNRYPVPPLECSSNTYE from the exons ATGTATTCTCATCAGCAACTGATGATGGATCTCGTTGTCGTGCTCCTTCTCTGTGGAGTACTACTTCTGCCTTCTACAGCCAAAGACGTACCGTTTGATGACAACTACAGAATTACTTATGGGAACGACCATGTCGCCTTCTTCAATCAAGGAACACAACTTCAGCTTTCAATGGACGTGCACTCTG GGGCTGGCTTTGGCTCCAAGGTGAACTACGGATCAGGCTTCTTTGACATGAGGATAAAGGTCCCAAACAAGGATTCTGCAGGAGTAGTTACAACTTTCTAC CTGAGTTCGAATAGCCAATATGCTCACGACGAGGTGGATTTTGAGTTTCTGGGCAACAAGGAAGGGAAACCTTATGCATTACAGACAAACGTATTTGCACGCGGGGTTGGAGGTAGAGAAGAGAGGACACTTCTGTGGTTCGATCCAACGGCAGATTTTCATTCCTATCAAATACTCTGGAACCCGTATCATATAGT GTTTTATGTTGACAACATTCCTATCCGCATATACAAGAACAACACAGCCTCGGGTGTAGGCTACCCGTCACAGCCAATGCAAATACTGGCAAGCTTGTGGGATGGAGATGGCTGGGCGACAGATGGGGGCAAAACAAAGACTGATTGGTCTCAAGCACCATTCATAGCATCCTACCAAGACTTCAACGTTGATGGCTGCCCATTAACTGATAATCAGAATATGGATATTCAGCGCTGTCAGTCCCCTAATTATTGGTGGAACcaaaggaaattttggaagttGGATTCCAATCAGATGAAAGCAATGGAAGCAGTGAGAAATAAGTATATGAACTATGATTATTGCAGCGACAGGAATAGATATCCTGTTCCTCCTCTCGAGTGTAGTAGCAACACTTATGAGTGA